One Caretta caretta isolate rCarCar2 chromosome 8, rCarCar1.hap1, whole genome shotgun sequence DNA window includes the following coding sequences:
- the PLPP6 gene encoding polyisoprenoid diphosphate/phosphate phosphohydrolase PLPP6 produces the protein MPSPRSSPSRRAAPVPSPSCAAVALRSLLAADLRVSRRLGVCAGERSAWGSARPLLRLLEVSGHGVPWLAGTLYGLGRSESPAGREVLLNLLFALVLDLVLVAVVKGLVRRRRPTHNKMDMFVTISVDKYSFPSGHATRAAMVCRFVLHHLVLAIPLRVLVVLWAIIVGISRVMLGRHNVTDVAFGFIMGYMQYNVVKYFWLSPLSAPALFGAWNR, from the exons ATGCCCAGCCCCCGGAGCAGCCCATCCCGCCGCGCCGCGCCCGTCCCCAGCCCGTCCTGCGCGGCCGTGGCGCTGCGCTCCCTGCTGGCCGCCGACCTGCGGGTCTCCCGGCGGCTGGGCGTGTGCGCCGGGGAGCGCTCGGCCTGGGGCAGCGCCAGGCCCCTCCTGCGGCTCCTCGAGGTCTCCGGCCACGGCGTGCCCTGGCTGGCGGGCACCCTGTATGGGCTGGGCCGCAGCGAGAGCCCGGCGGGCCGCGAGGTGCTGCTCAACCTGCTCTTCG CTTTGGTGCTGGATTTAGTCCTGGTGGCGGTGGTGAAAGGGCTCGTGAGGAGAAGACGTCCCACTCACAACAAGATGGACATGTTTGTCACTATCTCTGTGGACAAATATTCCTTCCCATCAGGCCATGCTACCAGAGCTGCCATGGTGTGCAGATTTGTCCTACACCACCTGGTGCTTGCCATTCCTCTGCGGGTCCTGGTGGTTCTATGGGCCATCATTGTGGGCATCTCCAGAGTCATGCTGGGCAGACACAACGTGACAGACGTGGCCTTTGGCTTCATCATGGGCTACATGCAGTACAATGTGGTGAAATACTTCTGGCTGTCGCCCCTGAGTGCACCCGCTCTCTTTGGAGCGTGGAATCGGTGA